The genomic segment GTGGCGGTGCGCTGCCGCTCGTGCCTGCGCGACATGCCGCAGGGCGTGGCGTTCTGCCCGGCGTGCGGCGCTAGGTCAAGCTAGACGGCCCCTTGACACAGTGCCCAGGCACCGCACGCCAAGGGCTAAAGCGCCGCCAGCTCGGGCAGGATCTCGCGGCCAAACTGCGCGATAGTGGACAGGTCGTGGGCCATGGGGATGTCGAAGATCACGTGGTGGAAGCCTAGCCCCGCCAGCATGCGACATGTAGCTACGATCTCGGATGCGGACTGGCCGGGGAAGGTGTTGACCATGGCGGTCAGCTCGATCTCCTCGAAAGGGCGACCGACGGCCTCGCAGTGGCCGCGCAGCACATCCAGCTTGTGGCGCAGCACATCCGGCCCCGGCATAGCGAACAGGTTGCAGGCATCGGCGTACCGGGCCACCAGCCGCAGGGTCTTCTGCTCGCCGCCGCCGCCCACTAGGATGCGCGGGCGGGGCCGCGAAATCGGCTGGGGGTGGCACAGTGGGTCTTCGAGCGTGTAGTGCGCGCCGTGAAAGGGCGTGCGGTTGTCCGACCACATCTGGTGGGCGATCTGCAGGGTCTCCTCCAGGCGCTCGAAGCGCTCCTTGAGCGGCGGGAACGGGATGCCCAGGCTGCGGGCCTCGACATCGTTCCAGGCCGCGCCGATGCCCAGGTAGGCCCGCCCACCCGAGAGCACATCCAGGCTGGTCACGGTCTTCACCAGCACGCCGGGGTGGCGGTAGGCCGCGCCGGTGACGAGGGTGCCCAGCCGCACGCGCCGCGTGGCGGCGGCCAGGAAATTGAGCACGCTGTAGCCTTCGAGCATGGGGTCTTCAGGCTGGCCCACATAGCCGATCTGGAAGAAATGATCCATGGCCCAGATGCTGGCGAAGCCCGCCTCTTCGGCGGCTTGGCCTATCGCGATCAGGTGCGCACCGATCTGAGCGTCGCCGCCGGGCCAGAGAAAGCGTGAGATGGTCAGTCCAGCTCGCATGTCGTTGTACCCCTCTATGATACGCAGCCAAAACTCGTTTGGCAGGCGTAGTATACGACAGGCGAAGGATCTGTGCGAATAGCGCGGTTATCGTACTGAACCAAGAGATTTCGGGCAAGAATGGGGCTTTGCGCACTGATTCAGCGCTAAGCGCAGGGGATGAGCGGCCAAAAATACAAAAGCGCAGCGACAGCAGCGGCCTGGCCCATCACGCGAGGTGGGCGCGCGGCTGCCGCTGGCCATGATCCGCACCGCAGCGACGAGGCCGCGCGGGCCAAGGCTGGCTCACTTTTCCCAAACAGCAGCCTGCGGGCGCGGTCACTCCTCGTCGCGCAGGCGGTAGCCCACGCCCAGCTCGGTCATCAGGTAGTAGGGGCGGGCTGGCTCGCGCTCAATCTTGCGGCGCAGCTGGCCGATGTAGACGCGCAGGTACTGGGCCTCGGTGCCGTAGCCCGGCCCCCAGACCTCGGTGAGCAGCTGGCGGTGGGTGACGACCTGGCCCGCGTGGCGGATGAGCGTGCTGAGCATGCGGTACTCGATCGGCGTCAGGTGGACCTCGGCGTCGTCGACCCAGACGTGGCGGCGCACCAGATCGACGCGCAGCCCGCCGACGCGGAAGGCGGTGTCGGCCAGCGGCTGGGCGCTGCGGGCGTGGTGGCGCAGCGACACGCGGATGCGGGCCAGCAGCTCGCCGGTGCCAAACGGCTTGGTCAGATAGTCGTCCGCGCCCGCGTCGAGCGCGGCGATCTTGTCCTGCTCGCGCCCACGGGCCGAGAGCACGATGATCGGGATGCTGGCCCAGCTGCGCAGCTCGGCGATGACCTGGAGGCCGTCGATGTCGGGCAGGCCGAGGTCGAGGATGATCAGGTCGGGCTGCTCTAGCGTGGCGGCACGCAGGCCATCGCCGCCGGTCACCGCCTCGCGGTAGCGAAACTCGTGGGCCTGCAGGGTGGCGCGCAGGAAGCGCCGGATGGGGGCCTCGTCTTCGATCACCAGCACCAGCGGCTGGCTGCCTAGCTCGGTCATGCGGTCGCTCCTCTCGTACCAGATCGTGGTCTGTGCCTGCCAGCGGGCTAGGCATCTGCGCCAGCATGGAAAATGCCTGTCGGCTCATGGTATGTCGCGCCAGCAGCTCACTCGGCGGGCAGGGCGGGCGGCTGGCCATCCAGCGGGATGGTGAAGCTGAAAACCGCGCCGCCGCCGGGGCGCTGCTCGGCCCAGATCTGGCCGCCGTGGGCGTCGATGATGCCCTTGCAGATGGCCAGGCCCAGCCCCGAGCCGTGCAGGCTCGCGCCCGAGGCGCGGTAGAACTTCTCGAACACGCGGGCCTCCTCGCCGGTCGGGATGCCCGGCCCGCGGTCGGCCACCGCGACCCGCACCGCGCCCGCCTGCGGTGCCACGCCGATCGCGATCGGCGTGCCCTCGGGGGTGTGCTTGAGCGCGTTCTCCAGCAGGTTGACCAGCACCTGCTCGATCAGCACGCCGTCGATCGGCACCAGCGGCGTATCGTCGGGTATGGCCACATCCAGCGGGCGCGCGGCGAGCTGGGCATCCAGCCGGGTGAGCGCAGCGCCCACCACCTCCTCCAGCGGCTGCCACTCCTTGGCCACCGTGATCGCACGCGACTCGATGCGGGTCATGTCCAGCAGGTTGCTGACCAGGCGGCTGAGCCGGGCCGACTCGGCGAGGATGGCCTGGGCCAGGTCGGCGCGCACGTCCTCGGGCAGCGCGGGGCCGCCCTCGATCAGGCTGCTGGATGCGCCGGTGATCGTGGCCAGCGGCGTGCGCAGATCGTGCGAGACGGTGGAGAGCAGCGAGGCGCGGATGCGCTCGGTCTCGACCTGCACCTGGGCTTGGCGGGCCTCGTCGGCGAAGGAGAAGCGCTCGATGGCTAGGCCGATCTGGTTGGAGAACACCTCCAGCAGGCGGCGCTGGTCGGCCACCAGCAGCGAGCGCATGTCGCCCGCGCGCACGCCCAGCACGCCCACCGCCCCGCGCGAGGCCCGCAGCGGCACATAGAGCGCGCTGGCCAGCGGCAGGGTGTTGGTGCCGTGGCCAGCCATTTCGCCGTGGTCGAAGGCCCACTGGGCCACGCCCAGCTCGGATGCGTCGGGCGCAAAGATCATGCGGGTGGTGATGCCCTCGCCCCACCAGCCGCTCAGCTGGCCCCAGGGCTGAAGCCGCCCACCGCCCACCGGCAGCAGCAGCACGGCCTGGCACTCGAAGGTCTCGCTCACGTGCACCACGGTGGAGCGCAGCAGCTGCTCCATGCTGCGCTGGCTGACCAGGGCGCGGCTGAGCGCGTAGAGCGCGGCGGTGCGGCGCTCGCGGGCGGCGGCGGAGTCGGCGCGCTGGCGCAGCTGCACGGTGAGCGTGCTGAACACTAGGCTGACGGCCAGCATGGCCCCGAAGGTCCAGATATACTGCACATCCGAGACGGCGAAGGTGAAGAACGGGCGCACGAAGAAGAAGTCGAACGCGGCCACGCTGAGCAGCGAGGCCAGCACCGACGGCCCGCGCCCGAGCTTGGTGGATGCCAGCAGCACGCCCATCAGGTAGATCATCACCAGATTGGCCGACTCGAAGAAGGGGTGGGTGAAGGAGGCCAGCACGGTGCAGACCGCCACCACCAGCACCGACCAGCCGTAGGCGCTGGCCGAGCTGGTGGGGTGAAGCGGCACCTCGGCGATGGGCGGGGTATCCTCGGCCTCGTCGGTGATCACCTGCACGTCGATCCCGCTCACCTGGCGCAGCAGGTCATCCACCACCGACCCAAACAGCGCGTCCTTCCAGCGCGGGCGGCGCGGCCTGCCCACGATGATCCGGCTGACGTTGCGCTGGCGGGCGTAGGCCGCGATCTCGTCGCCCGCACGGGCCGCGCTGCGGGTGGCAGTCTCGGCCCCCAGCTGCTCGGCCAGGCGGATGGCCTGCAGCACGTGGTCGCGGCGGGCCTGGGGCAGGCGGGCGTGGGCGGGCAGCTCGACGTAGAGCACCAGCCAGGCCGCGCGCATGCGGCTGGCCATGCGCCGCCCGGCGCGCACCAGGCGCATGGCCTCGGGCGCGGGGCTGATGCAGACCAGCAGGCGCTCGCGGGCGGGCCACGGCTCGGCGATGGCCTTATCCTCGCGGTAGTCCTGCATCTGGGCGTCCACCCGCTCGGCGGTGCGGCGCAGCGCCAGCTCGCGCAGAGCGATCAGGTTGCCCTTGCGGAAGAAGCTCTGGGCGGCGCGCTCGGCCTGCTGCGGGATGTAGACCTTGCCCTCGCGCATGCGCTGCAGCACCTCGTCGGGCGGGGTGTCGATCAGCTCGATGCTGTCGGCGCGCTCGATCACCACGTCGGGCACCGTCTCGCGCACCTGCACGCCGGTGATCTGGGCCACCACGTCGTTCAGGCTCTCGACATGCTGCACATTCACCGTGGTGTACACGTCGATCCCAGCATCGAGCAGCTCCTCGACGTCCTGCCAGCGCTTGGCGTGGCGCGAGCCGGGCGCGTTGGTGTGGGCCAGCTCATCCACCAGAATGAGCGACGGGCGGCGGGCCAGGGCCGCGTCGATATCAAGCTCGGCCAGAGTCACCCCGCGATACGCCAGATCGTGGCGGGGCAGCACCTCCAGGCCATCCAGCATGGCCTCGGTCTCGCGCCGCCCATGGGTCTCCACCACGCCCGCCACCACATCGGCCCCGGCGGCCCTGCGCTCGTGGGCCTCGGCCAACATGGCGTAGGTCTTGCCCACCCCCGGCGAGGAGCCAAAGAAGATCTTGAGGTGGCCCTGCGACTGGCGCTGGGTGTCGGCCTGCACGCGGGCCAGCAGCGCATCGGGGTCGGGGCGCGCGTATGTCATGTCATTCCTCGCCATACCTCCCCTACGCGGGGCAGAACACAAGCGATCTCCTCCCTCGCACAGCGGGAGGAGAAAGGCAGCGCAGGCCATCAGGGCGCGGTCGGGCTAGGCTAGAGCTGGATCTTGCCATCGAGCGCCAGGTTGAGCTTCAGCACGTTCACGCGCGGCTCGCCCAGCACGCCCAGCTGGCGACCCTCGGTAGCGCGGCCCACCAGCGCCTCCACATCACCCTGGCTCAGGCCGCGCGCGCGGGCCACGCGGGCCACCTGGTACGCGGCGGCTGCCGGGCTGATGTGCGGGTCGAGGCCGCTGGCCGAGGCCGTGACCAGATCTATCGGCACGGGCTGGCTGTTGCCGGGGTCGGCGGCGCGCAGCGCGTCAATTCGAGCCTGGGCGGCCTGCACCAGCGCCGGGTTCAGCGGGCCGTAGTTCGAGCCGGACGAGCCGGTGAGGGTGGCGGCGTTGAACGCGGTGTAGGGCGCGGGGCCGGTGGCCGAGAGCCGCCCCCAGAAGTACTGCGGCGCGCTAAACTCCTGGCCGATCAGCTCCGAGCCGAGCGCGCGGCCCTGCGCATCGCGCATGATACTGCCATTTGCCTGGTAGGGAAACAGCACCTGCGACAGGCCGGTAATGAGCAGCGGGTAGATCACGCCCGTGATCAGCGTGAGGATAGCCAGCGAGACGATGGCCGGGCGAATATGGCGTGTGAGATTCATTAAAAATGCTCCGAGAAAGCTATGCCATCTGTGAAAATACAAACGATAGAACAACAATGTGCTCCTTGCTCCCGCAGGCAGAGCGCCGCAGCGAGCGAGCCTCTGTGCCTGATGCAGCACGGAAATCAAACCCACCTGGCCCATGCGGCGAAGGTGCCGCTCGTGCAAACTGGCCATATGCACGAATGTCAGCCGCCAGGGAACAGCATAGGAACGCCCAAAATTGGCGTCCAGGGGCCACTCCCCTGGCGGGGGTTCAGGGGCGCGGAGCCCCTGACGCCGCCCGCGTAGGGCATCCACCCACCAAACAAGAGGAGCCATCCTCATCGGAGCCGCGCCCGGTCGGCCCGACGCAGAAACAACCCCAAAAGGAACACCCCGATACCGAAGCCCCATCAGACCCAGCCCAGCGCGGCCAGCAGCATATCGATCAGCTTGATGCCGATGAAGGGCACCACGATCCCGCCCACACCGTAGATCAGCAGATTGCGCTGCAGCAGCTGGGCCGCGCCTATCGCGCGGTAGCGAACGCCGCGCAGCGCCAGCGGGATCAGGAAGATGATGATCAGCGCGTTGAAGATCACCGCCGACGCGATCGCGCTCTGCGGGGTGGTCAGGCCCATCACGTTCAGGTGATTCAGCACCGGGTAGGTGCTGGCGAAGGCCGCCGGGATGATCGCGAAGTACTTGGCGATATCGTTGGCGATCGAGAAGGTCGTCAGCGCGCCGCGCGTCATCAGCAGCTGCTTGCCGATCTCCACCACCTCGATCAGCTTGGTCGGGTTGCTGTCCAGGTCGACCATGTTTCCGGCCTCTTTGGCCGCCTGGGTGCCGCTGTTCATGGCCACCGCCACGTCGGCCTGAGCCAGCGCCGGGGCGTCGTTGGTACCGTCGCCCGTCATGGCCACCAGCCGCCCGCCCGACTGGTACTCGCGGATGAGCTTCAGCTTGGCCTCGGGCGTGGCCTGGGCCAGAAAGTCATCCACCCCGGCCTCGGCGGCGATCGCGGCGGCGGTCAGCGGGTTGTCTCCCGTGATCATCACCGTCTTGATGCCCATGCGCCGCAGCTCGGCGAAGCGATCCTTGATGCCGCCCTTCACGATGTCCTTCAGCTGCACGGTGCCCAGCACGCTGGGGCCGTCGGCCACCACCAGCGGCGTGCCCCCGGCGCGGGCGATCTCCTCGACGGTGGCGCGCACCTCGCCGGGCAGGCTGCCGCCGCTCTCGGCCACGTAGCGCTCGACCGCATCGACCGAGCCTTTGCGGATGCGGTTGCCGTTCAGGTTCACGCCGCTCATGCGCGTCTGCGCGGTGAAGGGCACGAACTCGGCCTTCAGCGCGTGGATGTCGCGCTCGCGGATCTGGTAGCGGTCCTTGGCCAGCACCACGATCGAGCGGCCCTCGGGGGTCTCGTCGGCCAGGCTGGAGAGCTGGGCGGCGTCGGCCAGCTTGGCCTCGCTCACCCCCGGCGCGGGGATGAAGGCGGTGGCCTGGCGGTTGCCCAGCGTGATCGTGCCGGTCTTGTCCAGCATCAGCACATCCACATCGCCCGCCGCCTCGATGGCCCGCCCCGACATGGCGATCACATTGGCCTGGATCATGCG from the Chloroflexia bacterium SDU3-3 genome contains:
- a CDS encoding LLM class F420-dependent oxidoreductase, which translates into the protein MRAGLTISRFLWPGGDAQIGAHLIAIGQAAEEAGFASIWAMDHFFQIGYVGQPEDPMLEGYSVLNFLAAATRRVRLGTLVTGAAYRHPGVLVKTVTSLDVLSGGRAYLGIGAAWNDVEARSLGIPFPPLKERFERLEETLQIAHQMWSDNRTPFHGAHYTLEDPLCHPQPISRPRPRILVGGGGEQKTLRLVARYADACNLFAMPGPDVLRHKLDVLRGHCEAVGRPFEEIELTAMVNTFPGQSASEIVATCRMLAGLGFHHVIFDIPMAHDLSTIAQFGREILPELAAL
- a CDS encoding response regulator; this translates as MTELGSQPLVLVIEDEAPIRRFLRATLQAHEFRYREAVTGGDGLRAATLEQPDLIILDLGLPDIDGLQVIAELRSWASIPIIVLSARGREQDKIAALDAGADDYLTKPFGTGELLARIRVSLRHHARSAQPLADTAFRVGGLRVDLVRRHVWVDDAEVHLTPIEYRMLSTLIRHAGQVVTHRQLLTEVWGPGYGTEAQYLRVYIGQLRRKIEREPARPYYLMTELGVGYRLRDEE
- a CDS encoding sensor histidine kinase KdpD, which gives rise to MTYARPDPDALLARVQADTQRQSQGHLKIFFGSSPGVGKTYAMLAEAHERRAAGADVVAGVVETHGRRETEAMLDGLEVLPRHDLAYRGVTLAELDIDAALARRPSLILVDELAHTNAPGSRHAKRWQDVEELLDAGIDVYTTVNVQHVESLNDVVAQITGVQVRETVPDVVIERADSIELIDTPPDEVLQRMREGKVYIPQQAERAAQSFFRKGNLIALRELALRRTAERVDAQMQDYREDKAIAEPWPARERLLVCISPAPEAMRLVRAGRRMASRMRAAWLVLYVELPAHARLPQARRDHVLQAIRLAEQLGAETATRSAARAGDEIAAYARQRNVSRIIVGRPRRPRWKDALFGSVVDDLLRQVSGIDVQVITDEAEDTPPIAEVPLHPTSSASAYGWSVLVVAVCTVLASFTHPFFESANLVMIYLMGVLLASTKLGRGPSVLASLLSVAAFDFFFVRPFFTFAVSDVQYIWTFGAMLAVSLVFSTLTVQLRQRADSAAARERRTAALYALSRALVSQRSMEQLLRSTVVHVSETFECQAVLLLPVGGGRLQPWGQLSGWWGEGITTRMIFAPDASELGVAQWAFDHGEMAGHGTNTLPLASALYVPLRASRGAVGVLGVRAGDMRSLLVADQRRLLEVFSNQIGLAIERFSFADEARQAQVQVETERIRASLLSTVSHDLRTPLATITGASSSLIEGGPALPEDVRADLAQAILAESARLSRLVSNLLDMTRIESRAITVAKEWQPLEEVVGAALTRLDAQLAARPLDVAIPDDTPLVPIDGVLIEQVLVNLLENALKHTPEGTPIAIGVAPQAGAVRVAVADRGPGIPTGEEARVFEKFYRASGASLHGSGLGLAICKGIIDAHGGQIWAEQRPGGGAVFSFTIPLDGQPPALPAE
- the kdpC gene encoding potassium-transporting ATPase subunit KdpC, which produces MNLTRHIRPAIVSLAILTLITGVIYPLLITGLSQVLFPYQANGSIMRDAQGRALGSELIGQEFSAPQYFWGRLSATGPAPYTAFNAATLTGSSGSNYGPLNPALVQAAQARIDALRAADPGNSQPVPIDLVTASASGLDPHISPAAAAYQVARVARARGLSQGDVEALVGRATEGRQLGVLGEPRVNVLKLNLALDGKIQL
- the kdpB gene encoding potassium-transporting ATPase subunit KdpB; this translates as MNDSSQARPLFDPPIVRRAALDAFRKLDPRAQVRNPVMFVVLIGAALTTALWLQALVGPGEAAPSFIFTIAIWLWFTVLFANFAEAMAEGRGKAQADTLRAARRDVAAKKLDEPRHGARYASTSAASLRKGDVVLVEAGDIVPMDGEAIEGVASVDESAITGESAPVIRESGGDRSAVTGGTRVLSDWLVVQITANPGETFLDRMISMVEGAKRQKTPNEIALNILLAALTIIFLLAVCTLLPFSLFSVAANGQGQPVTVTVLVALLVCLIPTTIGGLLSAIGIAGMDRMIQANVIAMSGRAIEAAGDVDVLMLDKTGTITLGNRQATAFIPAPGVSEAKLADAAQLSSLADETPEGRSIVVLAKDRYQIRERDIHALKAEFVPFTAQTRMSGVNLNGNRIRKGSVDAVERYVAESGGSLPGEVRATVEEIARAGGTPLVVADGPSVLGTVQLKDIVKGGIKDRFAELRRMGIKTVMITGDNPLTAAAIAAEAGVDDFLAQATPEAKLKLIREYQSGGRLVAMTGDGTNDAPALAQADVAVAMNSGTQAAKEAGNMVDLDSNPTKLIEVVEIGKQLLMTRGALTTFSIANDIAKYFAIIPAAFASTYPVLNHLNVMGLTTPQSAIASAVIFNALIIIFLIPLALRGVRYRAIGAAQLLQRNLLIYGVGGIVVPFIGIKLIDMLLAALGWV